The Nocardioides panzhihuensis genome has a segment encoding these proteins:
- a CDS encoding cytochrome P450 yields MGFGYGIHACLGQNVARAELRTVLPKLFQRFPDLRLATPLEEVPMDFTGTNYGVLKLMLTR; encoded by the coding sequence ATGGGCTTCGGCTACGGCATCCACGCCTGCCTGGGCCAGAACGTAGCCCGGGCCGAGCTGCGGACGGTCCTGCCCAAGCTGTTCCAGCGCTTCCCCGACCTGCGCCTGGCGACCCCGCTGGAGGAGGTGCCGATGGACTTCACCGGCACCAACTACGGAGTCCTCAAGCTCATGCTCACCCGCTGA
- a CDS encoding SDR family NAD(P)-dependent oxidoreductase: MAVTRLDGRRIIITGGASGMGEGLVRSFPALGAKVVSVDLTEDAGARIAEESGAEFLPVDVADKESVDSTFTAAVEKLGGLDVLVHAAGIAPSSPAEESSVDLWTKVLSVNTLGTMLTNQAAFAHLKGEGGQVINFASAAGVIGLPNKSVYAMSKGGVIAWTRTAAKEWGKHNVSLNMIAPAIWTPMYDKTRSEMSPEALAAHDAYMGQNIPLGGKLGDVEKDFIPVLAFYASEGARFITGQIVSVDGGTLMVR, encoded by the coding sequence ATGGCAGTGACTCGTCTGGATGGACGACGCATCATCATCACCGGCGGAGCGAGTGGCATGGGGGAGGGCCTCGTACGGTCCTTCCCGGCCCTGGGCGCCAAGGTCGTCTCGGTCGACCTCACCGAGGATGCCGGCGCCCGGATCGCCGAGGAGTCCGGTGCGGAGTTCCTCCCTGTCGACGTCGCCGACAAGGAGTCGGTCGACAGCACCTTCACCGCCGCGGTGGAGAAGCTGGGTGGCCTCGACGTCCTGGTCCACGCCGCCGGCATCGCGCCGTCCTCGCCCGCCGAGGAGAGCTCGGTGGACCTGTGGACCAAGGTGCTCTCGGTCAACACCCTGGGCACCATGCTGACCAACCAGGCCGCCTTCGCGCATCTGAAGGGCGAGGGTGGCCAGGTCATCAACTTCGCCTCCGCCGCCGGGGTCATCGGCTTGCCCAACAAGTCGGTCTACGCGATGAGCAAGGGTGGCGTGATCGCCTGGACCCGGACCGCGGCCAAGGAGTGGGGCAAGCACAACGTCTCGCTCAACATGATCGCCCCCGCGATCTGGACCCCGATGTACGACAAGACCCGCTCGGAGATGAGCCCCGAGGCTCTCGCCGCCCACGATGCGTACATGGGGCAGAACATCCCGCTCGGCGGCAAGCTCGGTGACGTGGAGAAGGACTTCATCCCGGTGCTCGCCTTCTATGCCTCAGAGGGGGCGCGCTTCATCACTGGACAGATCGTCTCGGTCGACGGCGGCACCCTGATGGTCCGCTGA
- the mftF gene encoding mycofactocin biosynthesis glycosyltransferase MftF (Members of this protein family, MftF, are glycosyltransferases, members of PF00535 (glycosyl transferase family 2). The encoding gene is found as part of the mycofactocin cassette, in Mycobacterium tuberculosis, many other Actinobacteria, and occasional members of other lineages. Mycofactocin itself, a putative redox carrier, is a heavily modified derivative of the C-terminal Val-Tyr dipeptide of the mycofactocin precursor MftA (TIGR03969).), translated as MMLPDGFTVRVRDDVRLLPTPDGGLSLVGGSPLRSMRLASTAADRVAGRQVQVHDATSDLIARRLLDGNLADPAGLTPADPAELTVIVPAHDRPELLDRCLAALSGLDGLDVIVVDDASHDPGAVAEVVRRHGATLLALTDNLGPAGARNAGLARVATTYVAFVDSDVAAAPEMLAKLAGHLADPRVALVGPLVRGHRDKARPAWFERHDMAASSLSLGTRACSVRPGAAVGWLPSACLVARTSTLREVGGFAGDLRVGEDVDLVWRLVEAGHVVRYAPDLEALHEVRGTVRGWLGRKLVYGTGGAELGRRHGEAIAPAVLSPAMAAAAAAILAGRWWSTPAALASLAWGSRVVSQALPDVPGRRSLALRLAVRGLGWSLRQESALLLRHWWPLTLVACLLSRTARRMVLAALLVDTAVAFHETDVRPTTLLGRRLDDLAYGAGLWLGAARSRSVQCLTPRLLRQHRPTPEKKFEKEVQPWQ; from the coding sequence ATGATGCTGCCGGATGGGTTCACGGTGCGGGTGCGCGATGACGTACGTCTCCTCCCGACGCCCGACGGTGGGCTGTCGCTGGTCGGCGGCTCCCCGCTGCGGTCCATGCGCCTGGCCTCCACGGCCGCTGACCGTGTCGCCGGCCGGCAGGTGCAGGTCCACGACGCCACCTCCGACCTCATCGCCCGCCGCCTGCTCGACGGCAATCTCGCCGATCCCGCCGGCCTGACGCCCGCCGACCCGGCCGAGCTCACCGTGATCGTCCCGGCCCACGACCGACCCGAGCTCCTCGACCGCTGCCTGGCCGCGCTGAGTGGGCTGGACGGGCTCGACGTCATCGTCGTCGACGACGCCTCCCACGACCCGGGCGCTGTCGCGGAGGTCGTACGCCGCCACGGCGCCACCCTCCTCGCGCTGACCGACAACCTGGGACCCGCCGGTGCCCGCAACGCCGGGCTGGCCCGGGTCGCCACGACCTACGTCGCCTTCGTCGACTCCGACGTCGCCGCCGCCCCGGAGATGCTCGCGAAGCTGGCCGGTCACCTAGCGGACCCGCGGGTCGCGCTGGTGGGGCCGCTGGTGCGCGGGCACAGGGACAAGGCTCGGCCGGCGTGGTTCGAACGCCACGACATGGCCGCCTCCTCGCTCTCCCTGGGCACCAGAGCGTGCTCGGTGCGCCCCGGCGCGGCCGTCGGCTGGCTGCCGTCGGCCTGCCTGGTCGCTCGTACCTCGACCCTGCGAGAGGTCGGCGGATTCGCCGGCGACCTGCGCGTGGGCGAGGACGTCGACCTGGTCTGGCGACTGGTCGAGGCCGGACACGTGGTCCGCTACGCGCCCGACCTCGAGGCCCTGCACGAGGTCCGCGGCACCGTACGCGGCTGGCTCGGCCGCAAGCTCGTCTACGGCACCGGCGGCGCCGAGCTCGGCCGCCGCCACGGGGAGGCGATCGCCCCGGCCGTACTCTCCCCGGCCATGGCCGCCGCCGCAGCCGCGATCCTGGCCGGCCGCTGGTGGTCGACGCCCGCGGCCCTCGCCTCACTGGCCTGGGGCAGCCGCGTCGTCTCGCAGGCTCTCCCCGACGTCCCCGGCCGCCGCAGCCTCGCCCTCCGCCTCGCCGTCCGAGGACTCGGCTGGTCGCTACGCCAGGAGTCAGCGCTCCTGCTGCGCCACTGGTGGCCACTCACGCTGGTCGCCTGCCTGCTCAGCCGCACCGCACGCCGCATGGTCCTCGCCGCGCTCCTCGTCGACACCGCCGTCGCCTTCCACGAGACCGACGTCCGCCCCACAACCCTCCTCGGCCGCCGCCTCGACGACCTCGCCTACGGCGCTGGGCTGTGGCTCGGAGCCGCGAGATCCAGGTCCGTGCAGTGCCTCACCCCGCGCCTCTTACGTCAGCACAGACCGACACCCGAGAAGAAGTTCGAGAAAGAAGTGCAGCCATGGCAGTGA
- a CDS encoding mycofactocin-coupled SDR family oxidoreductase, which yields MKPKPARAAATRVALVTGAARGIGAATVRGLVAEGVHVVALDWCAGEDSPAGYPQATKADLDTLVASLPAGWVEPVVGDVRDPAALTAAVGTAQERWGRLDVAVAGAAVIAGGRPLWEDTSLDLQWQIDVAGVWNTAAAAVPAMLAGPDPSGCRFVALASAAGSRGLFHLAAYNAAKHAVIGLVRGLAADLAGTGVTACAVSPGSTDTVMLAATADLYAVGPDDLAAHQLLRRPLTPDEVAATVVHACSRAGAVLNGSVVAADGGFGG from the coding sequence ATGAAGCCCAAACCAGCGCGCGCAGCGGCGACACGGGTCGCGCTGGTGACCGGCGCCGCGCGTGGGATCGGCGCGGCCACCGTGCGTGGCCTGGTGGCCGAGGGCGTACACGTCGTCGCGCTCGACTGGTGCGCGGGGGAGGACTCCCCGGCCGGCTATCCGCAGGCCACGAAGGCCGACCTGGACACCCTGGTCGCCTCGCTCCCGGCCGGCTGGGTCGAACCGGTCGTCGGTGACGTACGGGATCCGGCGGCGCTGACCGCCGCTGTCGGCACGGCGCAGGAGAGGTGGGGGCGGCTCGATGTCGCGGTCGCGGGCGCGGCGGTGATCGCCGGCGGTCGCCCGCTGTGGGAGGACACCTCGCTCGACCTGCAGTGGCAGATCGACGTCGCCGGGGTCTGGAACACCGCCGCGGCCGCCGTCCCCGCGATGCTAGCCGGGCCCGACCCCAGCGGCTGCCGGTTCGTCGCGCTCGCCTCCGCCGCGGGGTCGCGCGGGCTGTTCCACCTCGCCGCCTACAACGCCGCGAAACATGCCGTGATCGGCCTGGTGAGGGGCCTGGCCGCCGACCTGGCCGGCACGGGCGTGACCGCCTGCGCCGTCTCGCCGGGCTCCACCGACACCGTGATGCTCGCCGCGACCGCCGACCTCTACGCCGTCGGTCCCGACGACCTCGCTGCCCACCAGCTCCTGCGCCGACCGCTCACCCCCGACGAGGTCGCCGCCACCGTCGTGCACGCTTGCTCACGTGCCGGGGCAGTGCTCAACGGCTCGGTCGTCGCCGCCGACGGAGGCTTCGGCGGATGA
- the mftE gene encoding mycofactocin biosynthesis peptidyl-dipeptidase MftE has protein sequence MSLVDRPWPEIVPGGTVLVPVGSTEQHGPHLPLDVDTVIATAVADELAPLIGASVAPAVPIGASGEHQSFPGTISIGTAVLTSVLVELGRSLTTWASRVVMVNGHGGNLDAVTAAVTVLRAEGREVSWVPCQVPDADPHAGHTETSLMLHLAPERVRLRQAVPGNTRPIAELLPVMRAGGVEAVSANGVLGDPTGASAEQGKRILEAMVVAAYDRLRIGAAAR, from the coding sequence GTGAGCCTGGTCGACCGTCCCTGGCCGGAGATCGTGCCGGGCGGCACGGTCCTGGTGCCGGTGGGGTCCACCGAGCAGCACGGCCCCCACCTGCCGCTCGACGTCGACACGGTGATCGCGACCGCGGTGGCCGACGAGCTCGCCCCGCTGATCGGCGCCTCCGTCGCCCCGGCGGTGCCGATCGGTGCCAGCGGGGAGCACCAGTCGTTTCCCGGGACCATCTCGATCGGGACCGCGGTGCTGACCTCGGTGCTGGTCGAGCTCGGCCGTTCGCTGACCACCTGGGCCTCCCGGGTCGTCATGGTCAACGGTCACGGCGGCAACCTGGACGCGGTCACGGCCGCCGTCACGGTCCTTCGCGCCGAGGGGAGAGAGGTGTCCTGGGTGCCGTGTCAGGTCCCGGACGCGGATCCGCACGCCGGCCACACCGAGACCTCGCTCATGCTGCACCTGGCCCCCGAACGGGTACGTCTGCGGCAGGCCGTCCCCGGCAACACCCGCCCGATCGCCGAGCTGCTGCCGGTGATGCGGGCAGGCGGCGTCGAAGCCGTCTCGGCCAACGGCGTCCTCGGCGACCCGACCGGAGCGAGCGCCGAGCAGGGCAAGCGCATCCTCGAGGCGATGGTCGTCGCTGCCTATGACCGGCTCCGGATCGGAGCAGCGGCACGATGA
- the mftD gene encoding pre-mycofactocin synthase MftD (MftD, an enzyme found in the mycofactocin biosynthesis locus, performs an oxidative deamination of 3-amino-5-[(p-hydroxyphenyl)methyl]-4,4-dimethyl-2-pyrrolidinone (AHDP). The resulting compound, now called pre-mycofactocin (PMFT), is a biologically active redox cofactor that can oxidize the non-exchangeable NADH of TIGR03971 family SDR-type oxidoreductases.): MAWKNPWKQNPWFESVAVAQERARKRLPKPVYAALLAGSERGQTIADNQQAFADLGLAPHVAGHHDKRELSTTVLGQEIGFPVIISPTGVQAVHPDGEVAVARAAAARGTVMGLSNFASKSVEEVVAANAATFFQMYWTGDRDVMIRRMRRAHAAGAKALIATLDWSFSMGRDWGSPEIPEKVDLSAMLRFAPQVMSRGRWLAAYARSGGIPDLTAPNLAPIADDGSLGEPPTFFGAYYEWMTTPPPSWDDVAWMVATWKDVSGGKPFMLKGVCRVDDALRAVDAGVDAISVSNHGGNNLDGTPATIRVLPPIATAVGDQIEVLLDGGVRRGSDVAKALALGARAVMVGRAYLWGLGANGQAGVENVLDILRNGLDSAVLGMGKASIHDLTPADLVIPDGFELALGQPPGQPLGQPSDRP; encoded by the coding sequence ATGGCCTGGAAGAACCCCTGGAAGCAGAACCCGTGGTTCGAGTCCGTCGCGGTGGCGCAGGAGCGTGCCCGCAAGCGGCTGCCGAAGCCGGTGTACGCGGCTTTGCTGGCCGGCTCGGAGCGCGGCCAGACGATCGCGGACAACCAGCAGGCGTTCGCCGACCTCGGGCTGGCGCCGCACGTGGCCGGCCATCACGACAAGCGCGAGCTGTCGACCACGGTGCTGGGCCAGGAGATCGGGTTCCCGGTGATCATCTCGCCCACCGGCGTACAGGCCGTCCATCCCGACGGTGAGGTCGCGGTCGCGCGGGCGGCGGCGGCCCGGGGCACGGTGATGGGGCTGTCCAACTTCGCCTCGAAGTCGGTCGAGGAGGTGGTGGCGGCCAACGCGGCGACGTTCTTCCAGATGTACTGGACCGGTGACCGCGACGTGATGATCCGCCGGATGCGCCGGGCCCACGCGGCCGGGGCGAAGGCGCTGATCGCCACCCTCGACTGGTCCTTCTCCATGGGCCGCGACTGGGGCAGCCCGGAGATCCCGGAGAAGGTCGACCTCTCCGCGATGCTCAGGTTCGCGCCCCAGGTGATGAGCCGCGGACGATGGCTGGCGGCGTACGCCCGCAGCGGCGGCATCCCGGACCTGACCGCCCCCAACCTGGCACCGATCGCCGACGACGGCAGCCTGGGGGAGCCGCCCACGTTCTTCGGTGCCTACTACGAGTGGATGACCACGCCGCCGCCGTCGTGGGACGACGTGGCCTGGATGGTGGCCACGTGGAAGGACGTGAGTGGAGGCAAGCCGTTCATGCTCAAGGGCGTGTGCCGGGTCGACGACGCGCTGCGTGCGGTCGACGCGGGGGTGGACGCGATCTCGGTCTCCAACCACGGCGGCAACAACCTCGACGGGACCCCGGCCACGATCCGGGTGCTGCCCCCGATCGCGACCGCGGTGGGCGACCAGATCGAGGTGCTCCTCGACGGTGGCGTACGCCGCGGCTCCGACGTCGCCAAGGCGCTGGCCCTGGGCGCTCGTGCGGTGATGGTCGGGCGCGCGTACCTGTGGGGCCTGGGCGCCAACGGCCAGGCCGGTGTCGAGAACGTCCTCGACATTCTCCGCAACGGCCTCGACTCCGCGGTCCTGGGCATGGGCAAGGCCTCCATCCACGACCTCACCCCGGCCGACCTGGTGATCCCCGACGGCTTCGAGCTCGCGCTCGGACAACCACCGGGCCAACCACTGGGCCAACCTTCGGACCGGCCGTGA
- the mftC gene encoding mycofactocin radical SAM maturase (MftC is a radical SAM/SPASM enzyme that catalyzes the first two steps in biosynthesis of the electron carrier mycofactocin from the terminal Val-Tyr dipeptide of the precursor peptide MftA.), with translation MKLVEHFELGLDAPICLTWELTYACNLECAHCLSSSGRRDPRELSTEQCEAVIDELQRMQVFYVNIGGGEPTVRPDFWHLVEYAVAHDVGVKFSTNGVRLTPERARWLAASDYVDVQISLDGATAEVNDRVRGTGSYDTAITALRNLHEAGFRDAKLSVVCTRENIGQLDEFKAIANRFGATLRLTRLRPSGRGADVWDELHPLPEQQRELYEWLVANGDNVLTGDSFFHLAAFGPEDGSGALPGLNLCGAGRVVCLIDPVGDVYACPFAIHDQFLAGNLLTDGGFDKVWKTSALFQELREPQTGGACSGCAHYDSCRGGCMAAKFFTGLPLDGPDPECVQGYGETALAGARTIPAVGQDHSRSAPSRNAPVLLTLSRRRPDSDLAAPVSPPVSACAESPLAGFAPN, from the coding sequence ATGAAGCTGGTGGAGCACTTCGAGCTCGGCCTGGATGCGCCGATCTGCCTGACCTGGGAGCTGACGTATGCGTGCAACCTGGAGTGCGCGCACTGCCTGTCGAGCAGCGGCCGGCGCGACCCGCGTGAGCTGAGCACCGAGCAGTGCGAGGCGGTGATCGACGAGCTGCAGCGGATGCAGGTCTTCTACGTGAACATCGGCGGTGGCGAGCCGACCGTACGTCCCGACTTCTGGCACCTGGTCGAATATGCGGTCGCTCACGATGTCGGGGTGAAGTTCTCGACCAACGGCGTCCGGCTCACCCCGGAGCGGGCGCGGTGGCTGGCCGCGAGCGACTATGTGGATGTCCAGATCTCGCTGGACGGTGCCACGGCCGAGGTCAACGACCGGGTGCGGGGGACGGGATCGTACGATACCGCGATCACCGCGCTGCGCAACCTGCACGAGGCTGGATTCCGCGACGCCAAGCTCAGCGTGGTCTGCACCCGGGAGAACATCGGGCAGCTCGACGAGTTCAAGGCGATCGCGAACCGGTTCGGGGCGACGCTGCGGCTGACCCGGCTGCGTCCTTCGGGCCGCGGCGCGGACGTGTGGGACGAGCTCCACCCGCTTCCTGAGCAGCAGCGGGAGCTCTACGAGTGGCTTGTCGCCAACGGTGACAACGTGCTGACCGGGGACTCCTTCTTCCATCTGGCTGCCTTCGGGCCGGAGGATGGCAGCGGTGCGTTGCCTGGTCTGAATCTGTGCGGCGCCGGGCGGGTGGTGTGCCTGATCGACCCCGTGGGCGACGTCTATGCCTGTCCGTTCGCGATCCACGACCAGTTCCTTGCCGGCAACCTGCTCACCGACGGCGGCTTCGACAAGGTGTGGAAGACCTCGGCGCTCTTCCAGGAGCTGCGCGAGCCGCAGACCGGTGGCGCCTGCTCGGGCTGCGCCCACTACGACTCCTGTCGCGGTGGCTGCATGGCTGCGAAGTTCTTCACCGGCCTGCCGCTGGACGGCCCGGACCCGGAGTGTGTCCAGGGATACGGCGAGACCGCACTGGCCGGGGCCCGGACCATTCCCGCGGTCGGACAGGACCACTCCCGCAGCGCGCCCAGCCGCAACGCACCGGTGCTGCTGACCCTCTCCCGACGGCGTCCGGACTCCGATCTGGCTGCACCCGTGAGCCCGCCGGTGAGTGCGTGCGCGGAGTCGCCGCTGGCCGGCTTCGCCCCCAACTGA
- the mftB gene encoding mycofactocin biosynthesis chaperone MftB (MftB, a small protein, is a peptide chaperone that assists the radical SAM enzyme MftC in performing two modifications to the C-terminal Val-Tyr dipeptide of the mycofactocin precursor peptide, MftA. MftB's role is analogous to the role of PqqD in the biosynthesis of PQQ, a cofactor that derives entirely from a Tyr and a Glu in the precursor PqqA.) has product MAVSLDSAWALSPSVELRPEPFGALAYHFGNRKLTFLKRPELVAVVRALGSYPDVRGALVASGVPEGQHAAYVAALSGLARTDMIRPVT; this is encoded by the coding sequence ATGGCCGTGAGCCTGGACAGCGCGTGGGCGCTGTCGCCGTCGGTCGAGCTGCGGCCCGAGCCGTTCGGGGCGCTGGCCTACCACTTCGGGAACCGGAAGCTGACCTTCCTCAAGCGTCCCGAGCTGGTGGCGGTGGTGCGTGCCCTGGGGTCGTACCCGGACGTGCGCGGTGCGCTCGTGGCATCGGGAGTGCCGGAGGGCCAGCACGCTGCGTACGTCGCTGCGCTCTCCGGCCTGGCCCGGACCGACATGATCCGTCCTGTGACGTGA
- the mftA gene encoding mycofactocin precursor MftA (Mycofactocin is a small molecule electron carrier derived from the final two amino acids, Val-Tyr, of MftA, the mycofactocin precursor. It plays a role in redox homeostasis and the metabolism of alcohols and aldehydes in Actinobacteria, including Mycobacterium tuberculosis.), which translates to MNPEENTQVVDEALTEESLIEEVSIDGMCGVY; encoded by the coding sequence ATGAACCCTGAAGAGAACACCCAGGTCGTGGACGAGGCCCTGACCGAAGAGTCGTTGATCGAAGAGGTCTCGATCGACGGCATGTGCGGCGTCTACTGA
- the mftR gene encoding mycofactocin system transcriptional regulator (MftR, the mycofactocin system transcriptional regulator, is an uncharacterized TetR family DNA-binding transcription factor. Its role is inferred by context. It occurs as part of the biosynthesis locus for mycofactocin, a partially characterized electron carrier derived from the terminal Val-Tyr dipeptide of the precursor peptide MftA, through a radical SAM enzyme-mediated process.), translating into MPTSPAPATRRSSLRGRPAATTHAEIEQAAFQLFMTKGFEATTLDDIGEAIGVGRRTITRYYPSKNDIPWGQFDRTLDAFREILRSMPTELPLHIAVHRGVLAFNDFPTDASPSHRDRMRLILTTPALQAHSVLRYASWREVIADYVAERTGLRSDDLLPQTVGQVSLALALTSYQAWLDDEDASLPDLLDATMGHLRTYVSS; encoded by the coding sequence ATGCCGACCAGCCCCGCCCCCGCGACGCGGCGCAGCTCGCTCCGCGGACGCCCCGCCGCCACCACGCACGCGGAGATCGAGCAGGCGGCCTTCCAGCTCTTCATGACCAAGGGCTTCGAGGCCACCACCCTCGACGACATCGGCGAGGCGATCGGGGTCGGCCGACGCACCATCACCCGCTACTACCCCTCCAAGAACGACATCCCCTGGGGACAGTTCGACCGCACCCTCGACGCCTTCCGCGAGATCCTGCGCTCCATGCCCACCGAGCTCCCGCTCCACATTGCGGTCCACCGCGGCGTACTCGCCTTCAACGACTTCCCCACCGACGCCAGCCCCAGCCACCGCGACCGGATGCGCCTGATCCTCACCACCCCGGCCCTCCAGGCCCACTCGGTACTCCGCTACGCCAGCTGGCGCGAGGTCATCGCCGACTACGTCGCCGAGCGCACCGGCCTCCGCTCCGACGACCTCCTCCCCCAGACCGTCGGCCAGGTCTCCCTCGCCCTCGCCCTGACCTCCTACCAGGCATGGCTCGACGACGAGGACGCCTCGCTCCCCGACCTGCTCGACGCCACGATGGGCCACCTGCGCACGTACGTCTCGAGCTGA